The proteins below are encoded in one region of Hordeum vulgare subsp. vulgare chromosome 3H, MorexV3_pseudomolecules_assembly, whole genome shotgun sequence:
- the LOC123445748 gene encoding fructose-bisphosphate aldolase-lysine N-methyltransferase, chloroplastic isoform X1, protein MAARVVRRRLALALALAGAGAPPPPTCSQSAAAIPKVKDDAFLRWLRSKAGSGISSALRVGTSPLGLGLGLGRSLLASRPIQEGDCILQLPHTAQLTQDKLPQEVRLLLDDDPIAGDTAAKVAVLLMMEQHLGHESGWAPYVTSLPSKDHMHNMMFWDLNELHTVTSSSIYDETIQQKEHVLRQFSAVKPALENFPHLFGEIKLEDFMHASALVSSRAWQTLRGVSLIPFADFLNHDGVSNSILVYDEQKDVSEVIADRNYAVGEQVMIRYGKYSNATLALNFGFTLSRNIYDQAHIWIDMSEEDPLYKKKLDIWQKHRTPKSEHACSSGCTRTSFAIKEVKYSGDKGVGIPQVLRAFVRVFCATSIEELDAMAMEAAENDGRLARRPLKHAEREVHAHRKLLLHLDNMIQGHSTAIEQLEIVDGAASRSMHPFRKEMAKNLLAGELQVFQSVHAWVANYCKTVRSMS, encoded by the exons ATGGCTGCGCGAGTGgtgcgccgccgcctcgccctcgccctcgccctcgccggcgccggcgcccctcctcctcccacctGCAGCCAgtccgccgccgccatccccAAG GTGAAGGATGACGCTTTCCTGCGGTGGCTTCGGAGCAAGGCCGGGTCCGGCATCTCGTCGGCGCTGCGCGTCGGAACCTCGCCCTTGGGATTGGGATTGGGATTGGGAAG GTCCCTGTTGGCTTCGCGGCCGATTCAGGAGggggactgcatactgcaactgcCTCACACTGCT CAGCTTACTCAGGACAAACTTCCTCAGGAGGTCCGCCTGTTGCTCGACGATGACCCTATCGCCGGAGACACGGCAGCCAAGGTAGCCGTGCTCCTCATGATGGAGCAGCACCTGGGACAC GAATCAGGATGGGCGCCGTATGTTACATCTCTTCCGTCCAAGGATCACATGCACAACATG ATGTTCTGGGATCTGAATGAGCTTCATACAGTCACAAGTAGCTCAATTTACGATGAAACCATCCAACAGAAGGAACATGTCTTGAGACAGTTTTCAGCCGTCAAACCA GCTCTTGAAAATTTTCCACATTTGTTTGGAGAAATCAAGCTGGAGGATTTCATGCATGCTTCTGCCTTGG TTTCATCTCGAGCTTGGCAGACTTTGAGAGGTGTATCACTG ATTCCATTTGCAGACTTCCTTAACCATGACGGCGTTTCTAATTCTATATTAGTATATGACGAACAGAAAGATGTTTCAGAG GTCATTGCCGACAggaattatgctgttggtgaacAG GTCATGATAAGATATGGGAAATACTCGAATGCCACACTAGCACTTAACTTCGGATTTACACTTTCCAGAAACATATATGACCAG gcacatatttggatagataTGTCAGAGGAAGATCCACTTTATAAAAAGAAGCTTGACATATGGCAAAAGCACCGTACTCCAAAATCTGAACATGCGTGCAGCTCTGGCTGTACGAGAACTTCTTTTGCCATTAA GGAAGTCAAGTACTCTGGAGACAAAGGGGTTGGGATTCCACAGGTCTTGCGTGCATTTGTCCGGGTTTTCTGTGCCACCTCAATTGAAG AATTGGACGCAATGGCCATGGAGGCTGCTGAAAATGATGGCCGGCTTGCGAGGCGTCCTCTGAAGCATGCGGAGAGAGAAGTCCATGCTCACCGCAAGTTGCTTTTGCACCTTGACAACATGATTCAGGGTCATTCTACAGCTATTGAG CAACTTGAAATCGTTGATGGCGCTGCATCTAGGAGCATGCATCCGTTCAGAAAAGAGATGGCTAAAAATTTACTTGCCGGCGAGCTACAGGTTTTTCAGAGTGTGCATGCATGGGTTGCAAACTACTGTAAAACTGTGAGGAGCATGTCATGA
- the LOC123445748 gene encoding fructose-bisphosphate aldolase-lysine N-methyltransferase, chloroplastic isoform X2: MAARVVRRRLALALALAGAGAPPPPTCSQSAAAIPKVKDDAFLRWLRSKAGSGISSALRVGTSPLGLGLGLGRSLLASRPIQEGDCILQLPHTAQLTQDKLPQEVRLLLDDDPIAGDTAAKVAVLLMMEQHLGHESGWAPYVTSLPSKDHMHNMMFWDLNELHTVTSSSIYDETIQQKEHVLRQFSAVKPALENFPHLFGEIKLEDFMHASALVSSRAWQTLRGVSLIPFADFLNHDGVSNSILVYDEQKDVSEVIADRNYAVGEQVMIRYGKYSNATLALNFGFTLSRNIYDQAHIWIDMSEEDPLYKKKLDIWQKHRTPKSEHACSSGCTRTSFAIKEVKYSGDKGVGIPQVLRAFVRVFCATSIEELDAMAMEAAENDGRLARRPLKHAEREVHAHRKLLLHLDNMIQGHSTAIETVRETHLSEQRTI, encoded by the exons ATGGCTGCGCGAGTGgtgcgccgccgcctcgccctcgccctcgccctcgccggcgccggcgcccctcctcctcccacctGCAGCCAgtccgccgccgccatccccAAG GTGAAGGATGACGCTTTCCTGCGGTGGCTTCGGAGCAAGGCCGGGTCCGGCATCTCGTCGGCGCTGCGCGTCGGAACCTCGCCCTTGGGATTGGGATTGGGATTGGGAAG GTCCCTGTTGGCTTCGCGGCCGATTCAGGAGggggactgcatactgcaactgcCTCACACTGCT CAGCTTACTCAGGACAAACTTCCTCAGGAGGTCCGCCTGTTGCTCGACGATGACCCTATCGCCGGAGACACGGCAGCCAAGGTAGCCGTGCTCCTCATGATGGAGCAGCACCTGGGACAC GAATCAGGATGGGCGCCGTATGTTACATCTCTTCCGTCCAAGGATCACATGCACAACATG ATGTTCTGGGATCTGAATGAGCTTCATACAGTCACAAGTAGCTCAATTTACGATGAAACCATCCAACAGAAGGAACATGTCTTGAGACAGTTTTCAGCCGTCAAACCA GCTCTTGAAAATTTTCCACATTTGTTTGGAGAAATCAAGCTGGAGGATTTCATGCATGCTTCTGCCTTGG TTTCATCTCGAGCTTGGCAGACTTTGAGAGGTGTATCACTG ATTCCATTTGCAGACTTCCTTAACCATGACGGCGTTTCTAATTCTATATTAGTATATGACGAACAGAAAGATGTTTCAGAG GTCATTGCCGACAggaattatgctgttggtgaacAG GTCATGATAAGATATGGGAAATACTCGAATGCCACACTAGCACTTAACTTCGGATTTACACTTTCCAGAAACATATATGACCAG gcacatatttggatagataTGTCAGAGGAAGATCCACTTTATAAAAAGAAGCTTGACATATGGCAAAAGCACCGTACTCCAAAATCTGAACATGCGTGCAGCTCTGGCTGTACGAGAACTTCTTTTGCCATTAA GGAAGTCAAGTACTCTGGAGACAAAGGGGTTGGGATTCCACAGGTCTTGCGTGCATTTGTCCGGGTTTTCTGTGCCACCTCAATTGAAG AATTGGACGCAATGGCCATGGAGGCTGCTGAAAATGATGGCCGGCTTGCGAGGCGTCCTCTGAAGCATGCGGAGAGAGAAGTCCATGCTCACCGCAAGTTGCTTTTGCACCTTGACAACATGATTCAGGGTCATTCTACAGCTATTGAG ACTGTAAGAGAAACCCATTTGTCGGAGCAGAGAACAATTTGA
- the LOC123445747 gene encoding protein NETWORKED 2D-like, translating to MLQRAASNAYSWWWASHIRTKQSKWLDNHLQDMEHRVKCMLLLLGEEADSFSKRAEMYYKRRPEVITQVEEVYRMYRGLADRYDIMSGELHKANHTIATAFPDQVQYAMLEEEDDNVPKAFTPVDPRKIHKSTVDGLLKKKKGEAPGPGGAMTDPAPMNKENAREEISRLQKAILVMQTEKEFIKNSYESGIAKYWDLEKEINEMQEKACHFQDKFDVSAVIEDDEARALMTATALKSCEDTIVRLQEQRKTAARQALDESERVKVLREKLKPILDEHGKSLPDLAEKNIRKNHVTEMGDVYHVKLGELQMQTIVDKIKENFTSDCNISMDEITEQMDELVNKVVDLELMVSSQTSQIERMHRENEELENSVKNLEEEKGSSEVEEKLKQVEEELVRVQALESSFHKDESTIRSNFTETISRFSNFADMLQSPVCDYQAAHTSALAGEEEPPPAETSSPPPAEPSSEEEPPPAEPSSEEEPPPAEPSSEEEPPPAEPSSESHPPPPKEEEHKQQVEEEKATVVQTPQPQEASTGDDDAAAAAPVDVAKTGAAASTTDASVVDGTKNSDHGHDKISRPCSLARLRHISSNVGESDEQNEKGEKGCADGDMKKLQERLMDGLEDKEKVLLSEYTSLLEDYKDTKRKLLDVEKKNQECLNEIRSLRDLIGEKEKEKERERERGSIRGGHRRTPSLSHQRKQSLSSISKLIRMGSSMQDDPPAADLDDMRLPAIAEVENPSPLEEKFRRDIDTLLEENLEFWMKFSSSMGRVQEFQNKYDDLRRVAADGADGEKKLRALKTELQVWSEQNAMLRGELQCRFTSLCDIQEEISTALEMDTEQAEQTEEGAPRFTSYSAGKFQGEVLNMQQENNRVSDELQSGLDHVKTIQFAIEKKLNEGVNLSSSASPAEEGVEEGPDGVLARVPTKAKVPLQSFLFPAKQKKPSLFARVTPAVLHKQQVDMKLDMKLDMRFLPKLPR from the exons ATGCTGCAGCGGGCGGCGAGCAATGCGTACTCATGGTGGTGGGCGAGCCACATCCGCACGAAGCAGTCCAAATGGCTCGACAATCACCTCCAAG ATATGGAGCACAGGGTCAAGTGCATGCTCTTACTCCTTGGAGAGGAAGCCGATTCCTTTTCAAAGAGAGCAGAGATGTACTACAAGAGGCGGCCTGAGGTGATCACTCAGGTGGAAGAAGTGTACCGGATGTACAGGGGTCTCGCCGACCGGTATGACATCATGTCAGGGGAGCTGCACAAGGCAAACCACACCATCGCAACCGCCTTCCCTGACCAGGTTCAGTATGCAATgctagaagaggaggatgacaatGTCCCAAAGGCATTCACCCCGGTCGATCCGCGCAAGATCCACAAGTCGACAGTGGATGGGTtgctgaagaagaagaaaggagaagCGCCAGGGCCCGGCGGGGCAATGACGGATCCAGCTCCGATGAACAAGGAGAATGCACGAGAAGAAATCAGCAGGCTACAGAAAGCTATACTTGTGATGCAGACCGAGAAAGAGTTCATCAAGAACTCGTATGAGAGTGGCATTGCCAAGTACTGGGATCTTGAGAAGGAAATCAATGAGATGCAAGAAAAAGCTTGCCACTTCCAGGACAAGTTTGACGTAAGCGCTGTGATCGAGGACGATGAAGCCAGAGCCTTGATGACAGCGACGGCCCTCAAATCCTGTGAAGACACCATTGTCAGATTGCAAGAACAGCGCAAGACCGCTGCTAGGCAGGCATTGGACGAGTCTGAACGAGTCAAAGTGCTGAGGGAGAAGCTCAAGCCTATACTGGACGAACATGGCAAGTCTCTACCGGACCTGGCGGAGAAAAACATACGGAAGAATCATGTCACGGAGATGGGAGACGTGTACCATGTGAAGCTGGGTGAGCTGCAGATGCAGACAATAGTCGACAAGATCAAGGAAAACTTCACGAGCGACTGCAACATCTCCATGGACGAGATCACGGAGCAGATGGACGAGCTTGTCAACAAAGTTGTCGATTTGGAGCTTATGGTTTCGTCGCAGACCTCGCAGATCGAAAGAATGCACCGCGAAAATGAGGAGCTGGAGAATTCCGTCAAGAACCTGGAGGAAGAGAAAGGCTCGAGTGAAGTGGAAGAGAAGCTGAAGCAGGTGGAAGAGGAGCTGGTCAGAGTGCAGGCTCTCGAAAGCTCCTTCCATAAAGACGAGAGCACGATACGTTCAAACTTCACCGAAACGATAAGCAGATTCAGTAATTTCGCCGACATGTTGCAGTCGCCGGTTTGCGACTACCAGGCTGCTCACACGTCGGCGCTAGCCGGCGAGGAAGAACCGCCTCCTGCCGAGACATCCAGCCCGCCTCCTGCCGAGCCATCCAGCGAGGAAGAACCGCCTCCTGCCGAGCCATCCAGCGAGGAAGAACCGCCTCCTGCCGAGCCATCCAGCGAGGAAGAACCGCCTCCTGCCGAGCCATCCAGCGAGAGCCATCCACCTCCACCTAAGGAAGAAGAACACAAACAACaggtagaagaagagaaggcTACCGTGGTGCAGACTCCTCAACCCCAAGAAGCCAGCACTGGAGATGatgatgctgctgctgctgcacccGTTGATGTGGCGAAAACAGGGGCGGCAGCGAGCACTACTGATGCGTCTGTTGTAGATGGCACTAAAAATTCAGATCATGGGCATGACAAGATTTCCCGGCCGTGTTCGCTGGCACGGCTTCGCCACATCTCCTCTAACGTCGGAGAATCTGACGAGCAAAACGAGAAGGGCGAGAAGGGTTGTGCCGACGGCGACATGAAGAAACTGCAGGAGCGGCTCATGGACGGGCTGGAAGACAAGGAGAAGGTCCTGCTATCCGAGTACACGTCGCTCCTGGAGGATTACAAGGACACCAAGAGGAAGCTATTGGATGTGGAGAAGAAGAACCAGGAGTGCCTCAATGAGATCAGGTCGCTGCGCGATCTCATCggagagaaggagaaagagaaggagagggagagggagaggggcagcATCAGAGGAGGACACAGGAGGACACCCAGCCTGAGCCATCAGAGGAAGCAGAGCCTTTCTTCCATCTCTAAGCTCATCAGGATGGGCTCAAGCATGCAAGACGACCCTCCTGCTGCTGACCTTGACGACATGAGGCTGCCGGCGATCGCCGAGGTGGAGAACCCATCGCCACTGGAGGAGAAGTTCAGGCGCGACATCGACACGCTGCTGGAGGAGAACCTCGAGTTCTGGATGAAGTTCAGCTCCTCCATGGGCCGGGTGCAGGAGTTCCAGAACAAGTACGACGACCTCAGGAGGGTGGCGGCAGATGGCGCCGACGGCGAGAAGAAGCTCCGGGCGCTCAAGACGGAGCTGCAGGTGTGGTCGGAGCAGAACGCGATGCTACGGGGCGAGCTGCAGTGCAGGTTCACGTCGCTGTGCGACATCCAGGAGGAGATCTCGACGGCGCTGGAGATGGACACGGAGCAGGCAGAGCAGACCGAGGAGGGCGCGCCGCGCTTCACCTCCTACAGTGCCGGCAAGTTCCAGGGGGAGGTGCTCAACATGCAGCAGGAGAACAACCGGGTCTCGGACGAGCTGCAGAGCGGCCTGGACCACGTCAAGACCATCCAGTTCGCAATCGAGAAGAAGCTCAACGAGGGCGTCaacctctcctcctccgcctcgccggcagaggagggggtggaggaggggccgGACGGGGTGCTGGCGCGGGTGCCGACCAAGGCCAAGGTGCCGCTGCAGAGCTTCCTGTTCCCGGCCAAGCAAAAGAAGCCGTCGCTGTTCGCTCGCGTCACGCCGGCCGTGCTCCACAAGCAGCAGGTAGACATGAAGTTAGACATGAAGTTAGACATGAGGTTCCTCCCCAAGTTGCCAAGGTAG